The window TCGCGGCGGCCCAGGAGAAACAACTCCGCGTCTTGGCCGAGATGGAAAACTACAAGAAACGGACGGCGCGAGACCAAATGGAGCAGCTCCGATACGCGAATGAAAAGCTCCTCAAGGAGCTCTTGCCGGTCTTGGACAATCTGGAACGCGCCTTAAGCCATGTCAAAGACGCCTCGGAACGTTCGCCTTGGATTGAAGGGGTGGAGTTAACCTATCGGCAATTTCTGGACGTCTTGAAGAAATTCGGGGTGACGCCGATCACAAGCGTCGGGGAGATTTTCGACCCGGGCCGCCATCAGGCCGTAACCTATCTCGACACGACCGAGCAACCCGAGAATCATGTCGCGGAGGAACTTCAAAAAGGCTATTTATATCATGAGCGCGTCCTTAGGCCGTCCATGGTGGCCGTGGCCCGGAGACCGTCGCATTCACCGGTCACGGAAGCGCCGGAAAAAAAGGCCCCCGAAGAAGACAGCCAGAACCCGTAATCTTTTGATTTAGGGATGTCGTGAAGGCTTTGATACGCACTGATTATTAGCGAGGAGGTTTTCAAATGAGCAAGGTGATTGGTATCGATCTGGGAACGACGTTTTCCTGCGTGGCCGTCATGTCCGGCGGAGACCCCGTGGTCATTCCCAATTCGGAAGGAAGCCGGATCACGCCGTCCGTCGTGGCTTTCACGGACAAGGGCGAGCAGTTGGTCGGCCAGATCGCGCGTCGGCAGGCCATTACGAATCCGGAGAACACCATCTTCTCGATCAAACGCTTGATCGGGCGCAAGCACCGTTCTCCCGAAGTCCAGGCTGCGATGAAACGCCTCCCCTACAAAATTGTGGAGGCCGCCAACGGAGACGCCCATGTGGAGGTTCGCGGAAAGAAATACAGCCCGGCCGAGATCTCCGCGATGATCCTCCAGAAGATGAAGCAAACGGCCGAGGATTATCTGGGTGAAAAAGTCACCGATGCGGTCGTCACGGTCCCGGCCTATTTCGACGACAGTCAGCGGCAGGCGACGAAGGACGCCGGCGCTATTGCGGGTCTGAACGTCCTTCGAATTATCAACGAACCGACGGCGGCGTCGCTGGCCTACGGCCTTGACAAGAAAAAGGACGAGCGGATCGCGGTGTATGATCTGGGTGGCGGGACCTTCGATATATCGATCCTGGAGATCGGCGAAGGGGTGTTCGAGGTCAAGGCCACCAACGGGGACACCTATCTGGGGGGCGACGATTTCGATCTTCGTATCATGGACTGGCTGATCGAAGAATTTAAAAAAGATCAGGGAATCGACCTTCGAAAAGACAAGATGGCTCTCCAGCGATTGAAAGAGGCCTCCGAGAAGGCCAAGATCGAACTGTCCTCATCCCAGGAGACCGAGATCAACCTCCCGTTCATCACCGCGGACGCCAGCGGTCCCAAGCACCTGGTCACCAAGCTGACCCGCTCGAAACTGGAACAACTGGTGGATGCGCTGATCCAAAAGACGATCGAACCCTGCCGAAAGGCGATGACCGATGCCGGCCTGACGGCCCAGGACATCCAAGAAGTGGTCCTGGTCGGCGGTATGACGCGGGTGCCCAAGGTCCAGCAGGTCGTCCAATCGTTCTATGGAAAAGAACCCCACAAGGGCGTGAATCCGGATGAAGTCGTGGCCATCGGGGCCGCAATTCAAGGCGCGGTGCTCAAGGGCGAGGTGAAGGACGTCCTGCTGTTGGACGTCACGCCGCTCTCCTTGGGAATCGAAACGCTGGGAAGCGTTTTTACCAAGCTGATCGAGCGGAACACGACCATTCCGACCCGCAAGAGCCAGATTTTCTCAACGGCATCGGACAGCCAGACCGCGGTCAGCATTCACGTGTTGCAAGGCGAGCGGGAAATGGCGGGGGATAATAAGACGCTCGGACGCTTCGATCTGGTCGGAATTCCGCCGGCGCCCCGCGGCGTCCCGCAAATCGAGGTGACCTTCGACATCGATGCCAACGGCATCGTCCACGTGTCGGCCAAGGATATGGCGACGGGAAAAGAGCAGTCCATTCGCATCACGGCCTCCAGCGGGTTGTCCAAAGAAGAGATCGACCGGATGGTGAAGGAAGCCCACGCCCGAAGCGAAGAGGACAAGAAGAAGCGGGAATTGGCCGAGGTGAAGAACGAAGCGGACAGCATGATCTATACCGTTGAGAAAACGCTCACCGAGCTGGGTGACAAGGTCGCCATGGCCGAACGGAACGACATCCGCGAAAAGATCGCGGCGACAAAGAAGGCGATCGAAGCCAACGATACCACCACCATCCGGAATGCCTTGCAGGAACTCACCAAGGCTTCTCACAAGGTGGCGGAGGAGATGTACAAACATTCCTCCGCACAGGCGGGAGGAGCGCAGGCCGGCCCGGGTTCGCAAGGAGAAGGACCTTCGGGCGCGACCGGAGGGCCGTCGTCCAAGGCGGGGGAAGAGGGATCGGTGGACGCCGAATTTGAAGAGACAAAAAAAGACAACAAAGAGGGAACGTAACCCTATTAAAGAAATACCGCGCCCCTCATTCCTTTGGACCCGGGTCATTTAGGAGAACCGATCGTTGGCCAAACGCGACTATTATGAAATCCTCGGCATCAAACGCGACGCCTCGGATCAGGAACTGAAGAAGGCCTACCGCCAGATGGCGCTGAAGTTCCATCCGGACCGGAATCCGGGCAACAAATCGGCCGAAGAGAAGTTCAAGGAGGTCAACGAGGCCTATGAAGTCTTGAGCGATTCTCAGAAGCGACACCGGTACGATGCCTTCGGCCATGCGGGGGTCGGAACCGAAGGAAGGGGCGGGTTTGACTTCAACCGAGGCGGCTTCGGCGACATCTTTGGCGACATCTTCGAGGACTTTTTCGGCGGCGCGACCGGTCGAACGCGAGCTCGGGCGGAACGCGGCGCCGATCTTCGGTACAATCTTCAGATCGAATTCGAGGAGGCCGTCTTTGGAAAAGAGGCCAAGATCCGGATCCCAAAATGGGAAACCTGTACCGAGTGCCGCGGGACCGGCGCGAAATCGTCCGGCGGGATCCGGACCTGCCCGACCTGCAACGGCGCCGGCTCGATCCGCTTTCAACAAGGATTCTTCACCATCAGCCGCTCCTGCGGCCATTGCAACGGGGAAGGCCGGATCATCTCGGACCCTTGCCCGATATGCCACGGGAAGAAACAGGTGCATCATGACAAGACGCTTACGGTCAAAATCCCGGCCGGGGTTGAGACCGGAACCCGTCTGCGCTTGAGCGGCGAGGGCGAGCCGGGTTCCCATGGCGGGCCGCCGGGGGACTTGTATGTCGTCCTGACCGTGCAAGATCATCCCCTGTTTGCCCGGGAAGAGGACGACCTGCTCTGCGAGGTTTCGATAAGCATCGGCCAGGCCGCGCTGGGCGCCAAGATCGAAGTTCCCACGCTCAAGGGCAAGACCCAACTTAAAATCCCGGCCGGCACACAGAGCGGCCGCGTCTTCCGTCTTAAAGGCCTCGGCGTCGCGAACGTTAAGGGTCATGGAATAGGCGATGAGCTGGTGACGATCCGTGTCACGATCCCTTCAAAGCTCACCGCCCGGCAGCGCGAGCTCCTCGAAGAGTTCTCCAAGCTGAGCGGAGATCCCGTTGCAGCCGAAGAAGGACTCCTCGAGAAGGTCAAGAACATATTTGAATGAACCCCTCGTCCATAATTCCGTAGGGGCGGTTCGCGAACCGCCCCTCCTTTTTAATGGACCCTTTAATGCCCGTCTACTTCATCCAGTCGGAATCGATACAAAACGACGCGATTGTATTGAAAGGCGATCCGGCCCATCATTTAAGAGATGTCCTCCGCTGCCGTCCCGGCGAGATCGTGAATCTTGTGGATGAAAAAAAGGTCCGATACCGCGCCGCGATCGGTCGCGTCACGAAATCGGAGGTTATCGCGAAAATCCTTCAAAAAAACGGTCCCCCGACCCGACCCGCGGCTTCCCTCACGCTGGCCCAGGCCGTCCTGAAAAGCGATAAGATGGACTGGGTCGTTCAAAAGGCGACCGAACTGGGAGTGAACACCCTCCTCCCGGTCGTGACGGACCGGACGATTGCCCGGCCTCGCCCCGAACGGCAGGCTCATCAAACAGACCGCTGGCAGAAGATCGCGAAAGAGGCTTCACAGCAGTGCGGCCGATCGGACATTCCGATGGTCCGCACCGTGGTTTCGCTGGACGCGTTGCTGAGACATCCACCGGAGGCCTCGTTGAAACTGGTGCCCTGGGAGCAGGCGCGAGAGCCGTCGCTCCGGACCGTGCTACACGATCTGAGCGAGGAGGATTCCGTCGTGATTCTAATCGGGCCCGAAGGGGGCCTGGCCGCAACGGAGGTCGAAGAGGCCCGCGAAGCGGGATGGGTCACCGTCTCGTTGGGGCCGCGGATTCTTCGAGCCGAAACGGCCGGCCTGGCCGTTCTGGCGATTATCCAATACGAATTGGAAACCCGGAGGTGATGGATGGAACCTGGCCCGCCGCAGCCGTCCGCGCAAGGCACGGAAAACCCCTGGCCGCTGTTTCCGGAACGGCCGATCCAGGAACCGACCGCCGCCGAGTTGGAGGCGATTCCGGTAAAGTATACAGCCGGATTCTGGCGACGGACCGCCGCCTTCCTCATCGATCTTATCCTGCTGCAATGGATCACGCTCATCTTCCTCTGGCTCGGCGCCACGGCCGAAGATCTGGCCATGGCCCAGTCCCTGAACCTGCCAGACGGTCTCTCAGAATCGCTGATGGACTGGGCCGAGTTGCACACCCGGATTTGGTCCATGCTCTTCTTGGTTTACTTTTCATTTTTCACGTGGTACGGAGGCCAAACGCCCGGCAAGATGGCGCTCGGCATCCGCGTCGTGACGGCCGCCGGCCAGTCCCTCTCGTGGCTTCGTGCCATTGGGCGGACCCTCTGTTATAACTTGGACATTTTCACCCTGGGCATC is drawn from Nitrospiria bacterium and contains these coding sequences:
- the dnaJ gene encoding molecular chaperone DnaJ → MAKRDYYEILGIKRDASDQELKKAYRQMALKFHPDRNPGNKSAEEKFKEVNEAYEVLSDSQKRHRYDAFGHAGVGTEGRGGFDFNRGGFGDIFGDIFEDFFGGATGRTRARAERGADLRYNLQIEFEEAVFGKEAKIRIPKWETCTECRGTGAKSSGGIRTCPTCNGAGSIRFQQGFFTISRSCGHCNGEGRIISDPCPICHGKKQVHHDKTLTVKIPAGVETGTRLRLSGEGEPGSHGGPPGDLYVVLTVQDHPLFAREEDDLLCEVSISIGQAALGAKIEVPTLKGKTQLKIPAGTQSGRVFRLKGLGVANVKGHGIGDELVTIRVTIPSKLTARQRELLEEFSKLSGDPVAAEEGLLEKVKNIFE
- a CDS encoding 16S rRNA (uracil(1498)-N(3))-methyltransferase, producing MPVYFIQSESIQNDAIVLKGDPAHHLRDVLRCRPGEIVNLVDEKKVRYRAAIGRVTKSEVIAKILQKNGPPTRPAASLTLAQAVLKSDKMDWVVQKATELGVNTLLPVVTDRTIARPRPERQAHQTDRWQKIAKEASQQCGRSDIPMVRTVVSLDALLRHPPEASLKLVPWEQAREPSLRTVLHDLSEEDSVVILIGPEGGLAATEVEEAREAGWVTVSLGPRILRAETAGLAVLAIIQYELETRR
- the dnaK gene encoding molecular chaperone DnaK gives rise to the protein MSKVIGIDLGTTFSCVAVMSGGDPVVIPNSEGSRITPSVVAFTDKGEQLVGQIARRQAITNPENTIFSIKRLIGRKHRSPEVQAAMKRLPYKIVEAANGDAHVEVRGKKYSPAEISAMILQKMKQTAEDYLGEKVTDAVVTVPAYFDDSQRQATKDAGAIAGLNVLRIINEPTAASLAYGLDKKKDERIAVYDLGGGTFDISILEIGEGVFEVKATNGDTYLGGDDFDLRIMDWLIEEFKKDQGIDLRKDKMALQRLKEASEKAKIELSSSQETEINLPFITADASGPKHLVTKLTRSKLEQLVDALIQKTIEPCRKAMTDAGLTAQDIQEVVLVGGMTRVPKVQQVVQSFYGKEPHKGVNPDEVVAIGAAIQGAVLKGEVKDVLLLDVTPLSLGIETLGSVFTKLIERNTTIPTRKSQIFSTASDSQTAVSIHVLQGEREMAGDNKTLGRFDLVGIPPAPRGVPQIEVTFDIDANGIVHVSAKDMATGKEQSIRITASSGLSKEEIDRMVKEAHARSEEDKKKRELAEVKNEADSMIYTVEKTLTELGDKVAMAERNDIREKIAATKKAIEANDTTTIRNALQELTKASHKVAEEMYKHSSAQAGGAQAGPGSQGEGPSGATGGPSSKAGEEGSVDAEFEETKKDNKEGT
- the grpE gene encoding nucleotide exchange factor GrpE translates to MEDQTPNRKSDTESSEPTEVSSGSKAAEPASLEQEIQSLKTELDFKSKELAAAQEKQLRVLAEMENYKKRTARDQMEQLRYANEKLLKELLPVLDNLERALSHVKDASERSPWIEGVELTYRQFLDVLKKFGVTPITSVGEIFDPGRHQAVTYLDTTEQPENHVAEELQKGYLYHERVLRPSMVAVARRPSHSPVTEAPEKKAPEEDSQNP
- a CDS encoding RDD family protein — translated: MEPGPPQPSAQGTENPWPLFPERPIQEPTAAELEAIPVKYTAGFWRRTAAFLIDLILLQWITLIFLWLGATAEDLAMAQSLNLPDGLSESLMDWAELHTRIWSMLFLVYFSFFTWYGGQTPGKMALGIRVVTAAGQSLSWLRAIGRTLCYNLDIFTLGIGFLLAAVPPAKRALHDMIAGTVVVRTDARSRIG